ATTCCAACTAATAACAAAATTATCATTAGCCGGGTTTTTAAACTTTTAAATTGCATAATAACTCCTTTGGTGAAATCTCTCCGTATTCTTGAATAAATTCCTCATCTATATTTTTTTATACAACATTCAATTCTATTATGTAATTATCTCGAATTCAAATTAAGTGCGGGTAAATAATATTACACAGTTGCAATATTAAGTAGCTACTTACGGTTGCCATAAAAAATGCACAAGGAAATCACTGTTTCCCCATGCATTTAATCCTGCTATTGACCAAATTCCGTTACGAATTCAGAAAGCTCTTTACGTACTCTTACATTTGGCACATTATCGTAATAACCGAACTGGAACATCGAAATGACACGCTCATGTGGCTGTGCGTTTAATGCTTCCCGGAATTTCGGGTTGTCTAAGAAGCCCGGTGTTTTCCAGCACGTGCCGATGCCTTTTTCCCATGCCAGCAGTTGCACATTTTGCAAATAGCAAGCGGCTGCCGCATAGTCTTCCAATCGTTCTTTTTGACGAACATCTTCTGTCACAAGCACAAATGCATACGCACCGGCCAATGTGAATTTTTTCATTTGTATTTCAAGCGCATCTTCTGAAAGCTCCTGCCATTTCGGAACTGCAAGGTCTCGAAGCAGTTCATGTACTTTTGGCAGCTGCTCCTCTGCACCTACTACAATGCGCCATGGCTGACGGTTGCCGTGATTCGGTGCCCATTTTGCATCATCTAGAATTTCCATTACCGCCTTTTTGTCAACTTGTTGTCCGTTAAACAGTTTAATCGAACGGCGTTGTAATACTGCGTCTCTTACTGATAAAGTCATCGCCAAATCCTCCTTCAATTACTACTATTACATTAGCATGAATGATCTACATTTAACATATTACAGTGAGGATATCCTTTTAAAAAGGTTCATTATGAGGCAGGTTACCACAACTCGGTTAAGGAACGAGTTAAACAGGCGTGAAAACTCCGCTTATTCCTTTCCTCTCCCTAAACTTACTCAAAACTCATCTTCAATATGGTAATAATAGTACTGCATGTTCGGAGTATAGGCAGTGGAATCTTCATACGTATAAAGGCGGTCACTGCTGTTGGAGGTATGAGCATTTACATACGGAACCCCCTGCTCAATTCGCGTCACAATTGTACTGTGATCTATACGGCCATCCCCCGTAAAATCGTAAAAAATGAGATCCCCGAGTTCCAGTTCACTTGCAGAGTTTACCCTTGTTGCGCGTAAGCCTTGTGTGGACGTTTCCAAATACCAGCGAAGGGAGTGTGCAACAGACCAGCTATAACTCCAGCGCTCCGGTTGTCCGATCATCCACCAGCCTTGCCCTCGATTCGGTGCCCCTCGCATTGGAGCCCCTCCAGCACGTAAACATTGGGAAATAAAGTTCGTACAGTCATCCCGAAATACCGGATATTCAGGATTAAAGCTGTCCCACCATCTATTTGCATAAGCAACAGCAGCCATCCGATTATAAGCAGGCAACGATCTTCTCCTTTTTTCACAGCGTATGTCGAGTACTTTCTAATTATGAAAGAGTTGTGAATGTAGAGCAAAAATCCCCTGTTTTTGTAAATCTTTGATACAATTATTTTATTGAAATTATGAAACGGTTAGGGGGAATTATGATGACACAACATGCAGAAAGGGAAATTTTTCTTCCTATAGCCCTTTGCGATAAAAAAGGTAATTTAAATCCGGAAGCAATCGGTTTTGCACGTAGACCTATAATCGACAGTAATTTGTCAGGGCATTTTATGCGCAAGAAAAAATGGAATTACTGGTGTGTATATGGTGAGGAAATTTTATTTTCCGTGACAATCAGTCATATGGATTACGCGGCTGTATGCTTTGTTTATTTCCTCGAATACGAAACACAACGTTACTTTGAAAAAACAATTTTAATTCCGCTTGGGGCAAAAGTAAAAATGCCGACACAAGTGCTGGAAACAATTCAATATAAAAATTCTGAAATGTCCATTCAACTTACATACTTCAACCGCGAGACCCATTTAACAGTGACCGCGCCTGATTTTGACGGGGACCCATTACATGCAGAGTTGACGATTGCACACCCGAAAGACGATGACTCCCTCAATGTAGTCATTCCATGGAATCGTCGAACATTCCAATTCACGGCGAAACATCACACGTTACCAACTACTGGAACTGTAAAAATCGGGAACCGCACGTTCACGTTCACACCTGAAGAAAGCTTTGCTGTCCTCGATTATGGCCGCGGTGTATGGCCTCGGGAAGCAACTTGGAACTGGGGCATGGCATCACAGCGCGTACGTGGGCAGCGGATTGGGTTAAACTTTGGCGGTAAATGGACAGATGGAACAGGCATGACCGAAAATGCTATCTTTATCGACGGTGAAATGGCGAAAATTCATGAAGATGTTTTATTTCACTATGATCGCACTAATTTCATGCATCCGTGGACGATCAAAACGAAATTTAGCGGACGCGTCAACTTAACTTTCACGCCATTTTTTGAACGTGTGGCAGAAACGAATGCGAAACTCATCGTTTCCTCTGTCCATCAGATGGTCGGTTATTACGATGGATTTATTCAACTCGACGATGGCAAAACACTGCATATCCAGCAAATGCTTGGCTGCATTGAAGAACATGTTGCAAAGTGGTAACGCGTTAGGGGGAAAAATTTAATGACTGCTCAGGATTTTAAGCAGGAACAACAGCGTCTGCACGAAACGATCCATTATATGGACCAGATTTTAAATAGCTCGAAAAAAGATATTGAAACGGCACAGGAAAATATCCGTACTGCGATGGCCAATGTGGAATATTTGGACTCCAGTGACAGCTTCCTGAATATTTTAATGAATACACGTTTTTTCGAGCTTGCCCGTAATCAAAAAGAAGGGTTGGAAGCGATTCGGCAAAAACCGTATTTTGCGCGAATCCATTTCCAGCGTGAAAACGAAAACGAGGAGTTTCTTTATATCGGAAAGACTTCACTTTTTCATAGTGAGACCCATGAACCGATTATTGTTGACTGGCGCTCCCCTGTCGCAAATGTCTATTACGATGGCCGCCTTGGCGATATTTCTTATGATGTCCGGGATGAAACACATTCCGGTCATTTGTTTGCCAAGCGCCAGTATAAAATTGAAAACGGCGAGCTGATCAACTTTCGCGACGTCGATTTAACAACAAATGATGAGCTCCTGCAAGAAGCGCTGGAAGGAAAAGCCGATGTCCGGTTAACTGAAATCGTCTCCACTATCCAGAAAGAACAAAATGAAATTATTCGCGCACATCTACGTCAGCCAATCCTTGTACAAGGTGCAGCAGGTTCAGGGAAAACAACGATTGCCCTGCACCGGATTTCTTATTTCCTTTATACAATGGGCGAGCATTTCAATCCTGAACAGTTGATGATTCTTGCACCAAACCGGTTATTTATCGACTATATTGCCGATGTATTACCGGAACTTGGCGTCGATAAAATTTGCCAAACAACGTATGCGCAATATGTACTTGATGCACTGAATCTGAAACTGAAACTGCAAAATCCGAATGAACAGCTCGAGCAGCTCATTGCGAACCCTTCCGTACAGCAAGAGAGTGCTCTGATAGCGAAAACAAAAGGCAGTCCATTTTATGAGCTTATGATGAACCGCTATATCGAGCACCATGAACAGAAGCTTGCTTTATTGTTTGATGATGTATTTATTGAAAAATACCGCATTATGAAGGGCGAACATTTACGAAAGCTGTTTTTGGTGGAATTTCATTATATGCCTGTCGAAAAACGGCTTGAACGCATTAAAAAGGTTATTCAAACAGAGGTGAAGCGGAAAACGGCAGCAGTGCTCGCGACATTGAATACGCGCTATGAAGATGCAATAGGCCGTGCACTGAGTGGTATGCGTGACGCAGACAAACGCCGTCGTACAGTCACAAAGCTCATTGATGAACGGGATGCCCGCATTCCAAAAATTAAGCAGGAAGCAAAATCCGTTGCAACAGTCTATATGAAAAAATTCCAGAAAGTAAAAGTGAAACAGATGTACCGTGAGCTTTTGACGAATCGCGCATTGCTGGGTGAAGTTGCTCCTGAATGGCCTTTGGAAGAAGTCGCACATTTTATAAAAGCGCATCAGAAAGAACGTTGGGTGCTGGAGGATTTGGCGGCCCTTTACTTTTTACAGGCTAAAATTAAAGGTATCGATGACAAGTGGAAAATGCGCGTCGTTTTTATCGATGAGGTACAGGATTACAGCTATTTTCAACTTGCTGCACTAAAAGCGGGCCTTGAAACGGATATGTTCACAATGGTTGGCGATCTTGCACAAGGAATCCATAGCTACCGGTCCCTGACAGAGTGGCAGCCGGTACTCTCTCTATTCCCGCGCGCAACGTATGCAACACTGCAAAAAAGTTACCGAACAACAATTGAAATTATGGATGTTGCCAATGAAATTCTGATGCAGATGGATGAAGATTTACCACTTGTTGAACCTGTTGTCCGTCATGGGAAAATACCAGAATTTATTGCCGCCGAAAGTTTTGATGCGGCTATAATTCAAGACGTGCTTGTAAAAATCCGCGACAATCAGCATCAATCCATTGCACTCATTTGTAAAACGACTGATGAAACCGTTCAGTTAATAGAACAGCTTGAAAACTCGGATATCCCTGCTCAGCTGCTCGATGAAAATTCAGCAATCGATCAGCAAAAGCTTCTTGTTATTCCAAGTCACTTGGCAAAAGGCTTAGAGTTTGATGCAGTTATTCTCACGTCATTTGACACACCTTATGATGATAATCCGCTTGACCGGAAACTGCTCTATGTTGCCTTAACCCGTGCCATGCATGAGCTTTATCTAATCGGTCCATCGAAAGAGGCTTTTTTGATGAAGTGAGTAAGGTACTAACTTAAAAGCACCAATCGCAGTTATGCAATGCGATTGGTGCTTTATTTTTAGTGATAAATGAGTCGAACGTTTACTTTGTAAGCACTTGAATTACCGCCTACAATCCAATATAAATGTAATAATCAAGCTGGGATGACTTCATAAAGCCGGCTTTTTCGTATACATGAAGGGCTGCCATATTTTCTACTTCCACATCGAGTAAAATTGTCTTGTCACCTGAACGGAGCGAATAATCTTTCACTAAATTTAAAATCTGAGTGCCAATCCCTTGGCGTTGTCTCTTCGGGGAAACCGCAAATGCCGTAATCCATTGCACTTCGCCTTCTTTGCGGGTCGTCACTGTTCCAACAACTTCACCATCAATTTCAGCTGTCCACATGACTAGGCCTTCAGTCGTTGTATTAAATTCGATTAGTTCCAATGATTCCTCACGAATATCGCCGAATGCATCACTGAAAATCGCGACAAGTGCTTCTGTGTCCTTTTGCATAAACGGGCGTAAAGTAACAGGCCCCTCTTTTTGCAGAACTTCTGCACGGGCTTCCAATGTTGCTTCAGAAAAACTGTATAAATACCCGTTCTTTTGAAGAAATTCTTTGCCGTAATGTGAGCCTTCCACGATTAATGCAAGCTCCCCTTCACTTTCACGCATCGCCAATCCTTCTTTCAGCACGTTCAATATTGCCGTACCAATTCCAAGTTGACGATACATCGGTGCAACGAGCATCGACCATTCATACGTATTTAATCCCATCAAATCGACTGCAGTACCTGCTCCGACCAGCAAATTCTTTTCATCATCATATACAAGTACATAAAATCCCCGCATATCATAGCTTTTCGCTATCGGTAAATTCATGACTTGATTTAATAGTACGCCATCACAAACGGCCGCTGTTTTACATAATTTCTGTACTTCTTCATATGTTTCTTCATCTAAAGGAAACGACACTGTTATTGCCGATAAATTCATTCTTTCTACTCCAATTCTAACTACTATAATTTCTTTATTTTAGTAAAGCTATCGAAATAACGCAATACTCGCGCATGAATCCGTTCAATTTATCTTTCCACAAATATTATTTCCGTTAAAAATAAAATAACTTCATGATACAATTTTTCTAGTAAAGATGCATAAATTTAACTACTTATTACCCAATAATAAGGTATAATAATCCTATGCGTGATTATTTTTCACAAATAAAAATTCATCTTAAATGACTAAACTATGTTATTTAATTATAATTGCAATATGAATTAATTAATTAAGGAGACTTAACTTATGACAAAAGAACAAATCTATTCTACTAGTACTGAGCCACTACTAGATACCCCTTTTCCTTCTTTTGTACTTTTACCTAATGGTACACTCGTTCATGGAAATCTCCGTCAATTAGACTATCCAACACAAGAGACAAAAGAACTAATTGGAAATTCCATACACGACACGCTATTTTCAGAAGTAGGTGACTACGTCATTGAATCCATTTTAACAAGTTCGGTAACGTTATGTTTGCACAACATTCCTCTTTCACTGAAAGGTCAATCTTCCAAAACTTGCACTCTTTATACGAAGCCGACTGTCTATGGAAAAAAGGAAGCAATTTTTGTTCTTTGTATTCCAAATGAAGAAGTTCGTTTAATGGATGAAGAACAGCAGCATTTAGTCGACCTTAAAAACGGGATCCACCAATCATTCATGACCGTTACACTTGACCAGGACGGCTTTATTACTCAAACAAATCAGCCATTCTTAACAGCAAGCCGCTGGACACCAAAACGGGTCATCGGGAAAACATTGTGGCAATTGTTCCCGCAAAATCCCGAATCAGAAAAAGTTGTCCTGGAAATTTGGAAAACGTTGCAAAACGGACAAGTTTGGCAAGGTGAAGTTGAGAAATTGACAAAGGATGAGCAGCTTTACTGGGTACATTTAACAGCGATTCCGATGATGGGCCAAACATCTGAAAAGAACGAGTATTTACTGATTGAGCGGAATATTACAAAAGAGAAAAAGATTCAGTTCCAGCTGGAGAAAATCGCATATATCGATACAGAAACTGGAATGATGAATGTCCACCGTCTGGAAAAAATCATTGGGGAAATGATTGAAGAAGAGCGCCATTTTTCATTCGTTTACTTAAGTATCGATAAGTTTTATACAATTAAGGATTTACATGATGGCGTAGCCGGAAATTCACTTATCTTAGAATTTACGAAACGCATGAAAATGTATTTCCAAGATAGTACGATGGCTCGGATTAATGAAAGTGAATTTGTCGTAATTACACCATTACCAGAATGGTTTACACAAGGTTTCCTGAATTATTTACAGCAAAATCCAATCTACAGCGGTAACGTAGCAGTTCCACTTTCATTAAGCGGCGGGATTACACGCTTCCCGGAAGATCAAATGACATTCTCTCAATTAATGAAGGCTTCATTGGCTACGATCGCTTCTGTACGCAGTGCGGGCGGTGACAGCATCGTCTCATTATCAAAATCCTCACATGCTGCATTAAACCGTAGATCAATTGTTGAAAAACGATTACTGCTTGCATTAGATCAGAAAAACCTGCATGTTCTATACCAGCCTCAACTAGATTTAAGAAGCGGTAAAATTACTGCTGTCGAAGCATTAGTCCGTTGGGATGATGAAGAAATCGGCGCTGTATCACCTGATGAACTGATCCCTATCGCGGAGGAGACAGGTCTCATTAATAATATTGGTTCGTTTATGCTGGAAAAAGCATGTGAACAAGCGGTCCTATGGAAAAATGCGGGCCACCCGATTAAAGTTAGCATCAACTCTTCTGTACGCGAGTTTCGTGATAAAAATATGGCCAAGTCCATTTTGGAAACACTTGACCGTACCGGGTGTCCGGCAAATTTACTACAAATTGAAATTACCGAAAAGTTTGCATTGGAAGCTGAAGCTGAAACAGGCATTATTAAGCAAATGCGTACACTTGAAAATGAAGGTATTGTCTTTGCGCTTGATGACTTCGGTACAGGTTACGGCTCGTTCCGTTACATGCAGCTTCTGCCAATTTCAATTTTAAAAATTGACCAGACATTTATCCGCTCGCTGAAATCGGAAAAAAACCAGCAGCTCGTAAACGGTATGGTACAGCTAGGAAAATCAATGAATCTGACAGTCGTTGCAGAAGGTGTAGAAACTGAAGAACAAATGCAGTTCCTGACAGGCATCGGCTGTGAGGTCATCCAAGGTTACTTCGTAAGCAAACCAAGCTCTACAGAAGAAATTTCTTCGTTATTAGGATAAATAAAAGCTCGTAAGGCAACTGATGATCAGTGCTTTACGAGCTTCTCTTTTTTACTTTTGTAAAGGATTGAATCGAAGTTCTTCCCTTTCTCATTATACGCAGGATAATCTGCATCATTACTTCCGCAAATACAAGTCCCATTGCAATCGCGCCAGAAATCATAAATGCCCGCATGCCATTTTCCAGACCTGCAATATAGTCGAGCTCCATCACATTTCGCATCGTACTGTATGCAATGCCTCCAGGTACAAGCGGAATAATTCCGGATACACTAAATATAATCATCGGCATCCTAAACTTGCGCGCAAAGAAATATGCTACTAATGAAACGACAAATGCACCAAGAAAGGATGCGCGAACATCATCCAGTCCGCTTTCGAACAGAACATAATATACTGCCCATCCTACAGCACCGACGAAACCACATGCCGGGATTGTTTTGATCGGGGCATTAAAAATGACACCAAAACAGGCGGTCGCAATAAAACTGATAACAATTTGAGCTAAAACATGCTCCATCAACTAACGCTCCCCTCCAATCGATCATACCTTGAAATGATCGCACTCCGAATTGATTCAAAATTTATAGCGAAAGCACAAGCGCAACACCTGAACCAATCGCAAACGCTGTTAAAAAGGCTTCGGCACCTTTTGCCATCCCTGCCGTGAAATGTCCTGCCATTAAATCGCGGACTGCATTCGTAATGAGCAGACCCGGTACTAGTGGCATGACCGAACCGATAATGATTTTGTCTATTTCCGTACCAACATTAAAATGCACTGCGAGATAGGCAATAGCTCCCACTCCTACCGATGCTAAAAACTCAGAGAAGAATTTAACGCGGGTCATATTATGAAGAATCGTCACAATATACAAACCGACACCTCCTGCAACAAAAGCAGCCGGGATATCAGAAATCGTTCCTTCAAACAGCAATAAAAAGGCACTGCTCGCTAAACATGCCGCTAAAACTTGAACGGAAATTGGGAGGAAATAATTTGTTTTTTCTATCTTCTTTAACTCGTCATACGCCTGCTCTAATGTTATCATTTGAGATGTAAGCTTACGCGAAACATTGTTTACAAGCACAATTCGATGTAAATCTGTAATTCGCGTTGGAATCGATGTAATTTGTGTAGGCTGTGTTTTACCTAGAGAGAAAATAATACCTGTCGGCGTAACATAGCTTTGTGCATTCATCATATTTTGAGAACGGGCCATTCTTAGCATCGTATCTTCCACTCGATATGTTTCAGCACCGCTTTCAATCATAATACGACCAGCAAGCAAAAAGCAGTCGAGCGCCAGTTCAGTATTTTCAGCATTCATTCAAGGGACCCCCTTCCACTTCTTAGCTCATATTACTTGAAGCAATCGGAAAATAATAGTCTTTTTTCGTACAATTTATGCTGACAGAACAGTGTATTTCCTTAAAATTTACAATGACCTTCATTCTGGATAAAGATAATAGATTACCCCAATTAGAAAGGAACCCGGTACATCATGACGAACCCTTACAGAAAACGGCGTGGTCCTTGGATTGACTTACTTCTTATTGGCGCCATCGGTTTTTTAGGTGCCATTATTGTTTTTTTAACTTTTTTAAGCGATGATCCAATTTTCCGACCCAGCGACAAAACATCCGCTAAAGAACATACGATCACAGAGGAAGCATCAAAATTTCCCGGTGTCAAAATTGTCACTGATCGATCTGATGACAAGAAAATGCCCTATACCGTTCAATATCCGCTAACGGAATATGAAGCTTTCAATAACGCGGTAACGGCATATATAGAACAGTCAAAACAATATTACATAAGCATGATGCGCCTGCAGCAGGATTCAAAGAAATTAACAGGCGATCTAACGATAACAGTTGAAACATTCAAGCATAATCATTATTACTCCTTTGTTATAACGAATAAAACGATTTTAAATACCGAAGAGAAGCAAACAACAATTCAAACGTTTCTAATTGATTATGAAACAGGCGATCTGTTTGATATTCGTGATCTTTTAAATGAGGATTTAGAAAGCCTGAAAACTTTTGCAGCACATATCCAATCAGAAATTCTTAAAAATCCAACTTATAAAGAGTATGTATTAGAAAAGGAGCTCGCATTCGCTACCGAGCCAAAATGGCGTTTATTTAAACGTTTTGCATTAAAAGATGACTCCCTTTTCATTTACTTTAATGAAGGTGAAGTGGCAAAACCGGAAGCAGGTGTACCGGTAGTTGAAATTCCTTTATCATTCATCAACCCGCTTTTAGCATCTGATTTCCAAATAGCGATGCAATCCGAAAATACGATTATTCCTAGTGATAAGGGTTCATCAAAAAAACGGATCGCCCTTACGTTTGATGACGGTCCACACCCGGAAGTAACGAAACAGATTTTAGTCCTTCTGGAAAAGTACAATGCCAAGGCGACATTCTTTATGCTAGGTAGCCGGGCACAATATTATCCGGGCTTAGTACGTGAAGTGCTTGATAGCGGTCATGAACTCGGTAATCATACGTGGTCACATCCCGTTTTAACAAAAATGTCTCCTGCTGAAATTGAAAAGGAGTACAATTCCACAGAGGAAGCGATTATCCATGCAACGGGCGAAAATTCAACGGTTTTCCGTCCTCCATATGGGGCGATTAATGAGGAAATTCGTAACGCCATCCCATGTAAATCAGTTAACTGGACGATTGATACACTTGACTGGAAATACCGCGATTCAGAAAAGCTGTTCCCGATGGTGAAAGAGGTATTGCATAATAACGCGATCGTGTTAATGCATGACATTCATCAATCTACAGCAGATGGACTGGAGCCTGTCCTTGCATACTTACAAAAGGAAGGCTATGAATTTTTAACGGTTTCTGAAATTTTGCCGTATCATTAAAAGTAACTTAAAAAAAGAGTGGTGATTTTTAATCGCCACTCTTTTTGTGTTAATCCTCAAATGCTTGTACTTATTCCTCACTTGAGTGAAGTTAATCCTCACTTTTATTGGGATAATCCTCAGATGCTTGCACTTAATCCTCACTTGAGAGCAATTAATCCTCACTTCTCATTAGACCATACTCAAACGCTCAAATCACCTGACCTTTTACCCCTTGCTGTTCCAGTTCCTGACGTGCATGTTTTGCAAATTGTACCGCATGATTATTACGTCCGATTTGCGCCGTGTTGCACAGCTCATCCCAAAATAACCTCTTCATTTCGAATTGGTCACACTCGAGCAAGCAGAGCAGGCTTATTTTCAGCTGAAGCAACAGCGGCGGTTGTTAGAAACCCTTTTGAGAAACTAGACGTTTCTCAAAAATTCATGAATACCATCCGCAACCTCTCTTAAAACCTCGCCAACTTTTTTCCTCTTCAATGTTTAAAAAAAGTTAATAAAGGTTATAAACCACTATCGCGAAATAATTAAAATAAGAAATAGGAGATGGAAATTATGAGTTTTATTTGGTTCTTAATAATTGGCGGGGTTATCGGTTGGCTAGCAGGAGCAATTTTAGGTAAAGATGTCCCAGGTGGAATTATCGGTAATATTATCGCAGGTATTGTTGGTGCATGGATTGGTGGTATGCTTCTAGGAAGTTGGGGACCTAAAGTTTCTGATTTCTATATCGTCCCAGCTATCATAGGTGCAATTATACTTGTGTTCGTTGTAAGCTTTATTATGAAATCGATGCGTAGAGCTTCGTAACATTTATTTTTAAGTAAATCAGATATAAGTAATTTAAAGCGGTCCTTCCTAATATTGGGAGGACCGCTTTTTCATTTTTGATTCTCTAACCTCAAATTCCCCCATTAAACATTAACTGTAACTTTTTTGTAACCCTTTCTCCAGAACCATATCCTATTATTAAGATGCGTTATTATAAATTGCCCACCCCAAAAATAAAAAGCATAGAATGGAGAATTTATTATGAAAAAAATAACAATATTATTAATGGCCCTTGTTTTTATAGGAAGTATTTTCGTAATTAATAATGAAAATGCTCAAGCAGCGGATTTTGAACAAGCTTTTGCAAAGAAAACAATACTCGTAAAATCTGCGCCCGGTGAATCCTATAAAACGCTCGGTAAACTGAAAGCAAAAACTTCTGTGAAAGTATACGGTGGTGTTCCAATCGGTACGGATCAGAAAGACTCATCGAACGCTGATCAATATGGCTGGTCAAAAATTATGTATAAAGGCAAATATGCATATGTACCAACACATGAACTAAAATTTGAGCATCCATCAGCATGGGCGCCGAGTGTGAAAGCGAAAGCCATCGCCGAAATCAAGGAACAATTTGTTTCGAAGAACGATAAAATACGTTTAGTGTACGACAAAAATTCTTACTATGAAGTGTTTATCCAGAAGGATGGCAAAGGTGAGTATCAATATTTAGTCTACATCAATTGTAAAACCGGCTGGTGGCACGGGTGAATTCGTTCTAGAACCGGTTTAAAGGTAATAAGTGGTGTTACCCCGAATATATTAGATTACCTATCCATAGGTTGTTTCCCGGAGGTGAGCTGAAACTTATATTAGAACAAAAGTTTGGTTATTAGAAAATCTCGCTTCGATATTAGAAGATCAGGAAGCGATATTAGATAATCGGCAACACTTATTAGATGAAGCGCGAGATATATTAGAAAATCGAAAGTTTATTAGAAGAAATAAAAATATATTAGAACATTTTAAGATTTATTAGAACTTCCAGCTGCCAGCACCGCCTCACGTTTTGAAACTAAAACGATTTTACTGTTCTCTTAGTTTATAAAGGTTTAAAGCTAACGCATAAGTTTTTGACTAAACGAAAAGAGGAAGCAAAATGAAAACGAAATGGCTTTTGAGTAGTAGTGCCGTGATAATGGGTTTGGTGGGGTTGGCAGGAACATTTATTCCCGAAGAAATTTCAAAAATATTAGGGATTGCCTCTACCCCTGTTACTCTGATTCTTTTGCAAATCATCGGTGGACTATATTTAGGATTCGCAATGTTAAACTGGTTCACACGTTCCGCCCTAATCGGAGGCATCTATAACAAACCCGTCGTATTAGGAAATCTGATGCATTGTATCGTTGTCTTTTTTGCCCTAATCCGTCAGTTGGCGGAGCAGTTTCATTTCTTACTCTTAATTTTGACATTAATTTATTTTGGGTTTGCCGTCTGGTTTACATTAGTTATGCGCTCGAACCCTTTAAGCAATCAATCAAAAATGCCTGTTTAACTTAGTAAACTCTTTAGCATTAAAAGGACCAAACACAAGTATGTTTGGTCCTTAAATTCATTTATCTGTTTTCATTTTATAACTCCTGTCTTAACGCCTGCATTACTTCAATTTTCGTTGCTTTACGTGCCGGGCGCAAACCTGAAA
The sequence above is drawn from the Solibacillus isronensis genome and encodes:
- a CDS encoding DUF2804 domain-containing protein — protein: MTQHAEREIFLPIALCDKKGNLNPEAIGFARRPIIDSNLSGHFMRKKKWNYWCVYGEEILFSVTISHMDYAAVCFVYFLEYETQRYFEKTILIPLGAKVKMPTQVLETIQYKNSEMSIQLTYFNRETHLTVTAPDFDGDPLHAELTIAHPKDDDSLNVVIPWNRRTFQFTAKHHTLPTTGTVKIGNRTFTFTPEESFAVLDYGRGVWPREATWNWGMASQRVRGQRIGLNFGGKWTDGTGMTENAIFIDGEMAKIHEDVLFHYDRTNFMHPWTIKTKFSGRVNLTFTPFFERVAETNAKLIVSSVHQMVGYYDGFIQLDDGKTLHIQQMLGCIEEHVAKW
- a CDS encoding amidase domain-containing protein yields the protein MPAYNRMAAVAYANRWWDSFNPEYPVFRDDCTNFISQCLRAGGAPMRGAPNRGQGWWMIGQPERWSYSWSVAHSLRWYLETSTQGLRATRVNSASELELGDLIFYDFTGDGRIDHSTIVTRIEQGVPYVNAHTSNSSDRLYTYEDSTAYTPNMQYYYYHIEDEF
- the helD gene encoding RNA polymerase recycling motor HelD, encoding MTAQDFKQEQQRLHETIHYMDQILNSSKKDIETAQENIRTAMANVEYLDSSDSFLNILMNTRFFELARNQKEGLEAIRQKPYFARIHFQRENENEEFLYIGKTSLFHSETHEPIIVDWRSPVANVYYDGRLGDISYDVRDETHSGHLFAKRQYKIENGELINFRDVDLTTNDELLQEALEGKADVRLTEIVSTIQKEQNEIIRAHLRQPILVQGAAGSGKTTIALHRISYFLYTMGEHFNPEQLMILAPNRLFIDYIADVLPELGVDKICQTTYAQYVLDALNLKLKLQNPNEQLEQLIANPSVQQESALIAKTKGSPFYELMMNRYIEHHEQKLALLFDDVFIEKYRIMKGEHLRKLFLVEFHYMPVEKRLERIKKVIQTEVKRKTAAVLATLNTRYEDAIGRALSGMRDADKRRRTVTKLIDERDARIPKIKQEAKSVATVYMKKFQKVKVKQMYRELLTNRALLGEVAPEWPLEEVAHFIKAHQKERWVLEDLAALYFLQAKIKGIDDKWKMRVVFIDEVQDYSYFQLAALKAGLETDMFTMVGDLAQGIHSYRSLTEWQPVLSLFPRATYATLQKSYRTTIEIMDVANEILMQMDEDLPLVEPVVRHGKIPEFIAAESFDAAIIQDVLVKIRDNQHQSIALICKTTDETVQLIEQLENSDIPAQLLDENSAIDQQKLLVIPSHLAKGLEFDAVILTSFDTPYDDNPLDRKLLYVALTRAMHELYLIGPSKEAFLMK
- a CDS encoding nitroreductase family protein, producing MTLSVRDAVLQRRSIKLFNGQQVDKKAVMEILDDAKWAPNHGNRQPWRIVVGAEEQLPKVHELLRDLAVPKWQELSEDALEIQMKKFTLAGAYAFVLVTEDVRQKERLEDYAAAACYLQNVQLLAWEKGIGTCWKTPGFLDNPKFREALNAQPHERVISMFQFGYYDNVPNVRVRKELSEFVTEFGQ
- a CDS encoding GNAT family N-acetyltransferase, producing the protein MNLSAITVSFPLDEETYEEVQKLCKTAAVCDGVLLNQVMNLPIAKSYDMRGFYVLVYDDEKNLLVGAGTAVDLMGLNTYEWSMLVAPMYRQLGIGTAILNVLKEGLAMRESEGELALIVEGSHYGKEFLQKNGYLYSFSEATLEARAEVLQKEGPVTLRPFMQKDTEALVAIFSDAFGDIREESLELIEFNTTTEGLVMWTAEIDGEVVGTVTTRKEGEVQWITAFAVSPKRQRQGIGTQILNLVKDYSLRSGDKTILLDVEVENMAALHVYEKAGFMKSSQLDYYIYIGL